One Pseudomonas sp. AN-1 genomic region harbors:
- a CDS encoding cache domain-containing protein, with the protein MSIQPNLHPLQACAQRINASIGNVFAQLNQLIDEVRALWEAAEAAGRQPCSRDLEVLRPKIDAHLLESRSCAYGAGVVLEPGVLADQEMYLEWRRLVGQQKTVPLRLNFNQRSENFYNYLGMPWFRVPRETGRSTVASPYVDLYGSDMYVMTFTTPIMVGDRFIGVAGADVPLHSFERVLARSLVRLEQDALVLSADGRVIASSTADWSVGELASHFLANANDGCSVLKLSEMATWSLVCLPSCRRMAAA; encoded by the coding sequence GTGTCGATCCAGCCCAATCTCCATCCTCTGCAGGCCTGTGCGCAGCGGATCAATGCTTCGATTGGTAACGTTTTTGCTCAGCTGAACCAGCTCATCGATGAGGTCCGTGCGTTGTGGGAAGCTGCCGAGGCGGCGGGGCGACAGCCATGCTCTCGCGACCTCGAGGTTCTGCGCCCGAAGATCGATGCCCACCTCCTGGAGTCCCGTTCCTGCGCCTATGGTGCCGGAGTTGTGCTCGAGCCCGGGGTACTGGCCGACCAGGAAATGTATCTCGAGTGGCGCCGCCTCGTCGGCCAGCAGAAAACTGTGCCGTTGCGCCTCAACTTCAACCAGCGCAGCGAGAACTTCTACAACTATCTGGGCATGCCCTGGTTCCGCGTGCCGCGCGAGACCGGCCGTAGCACGGTCGCCAGTCCCTACGTGGATCTTTACGGCTCCGACATGTACGTGATGACCTTCACCACGCCGATCATGGTCGGTGATCGCTTCATCGGCGTGGCGGGCGCCGACGTTCCGCTGCACAGCTTCGAGCGGGTGCTGGCGCGCAGTCTGGTGCGTCTCGAGCAGGATGCGCTGGTGCTCTCCGCAGATGGGCGAGTGATAGCCTCCAGTACCGCCGACTGGAGTGTCGGCGAGCTGGCCAGCCATTTCCTGGCCAACGCAAATGACGGTTGCTCGGTGCTGAAGCTGAGCGAGATGGCCACCTGGTCACTGGTCTGCCTGCCGAGCTGCCGACGCATGGCAGCAGCCTGA
- a CDS encoding FadR/GntR family transcriptional regulator, which produces MSAVSKAHAAGFIRLRQEGRTEEVVRRLIEVIDLGLLAEGEQLPSESELAMQLGVATVTLREALAVLRQRGLIETRRGRNGGSFICAPVEMPEDFLLQRLEEMSALELRDLGDEMMAISGMAARLAAQRSAAEHHERLLHYVEALGVASSRLERRRADARFHIEIAVAAQSVRLTHAEMQLQAELGELLWIQADGVADTAAIQQEHRTILDALVAGDANLAGALAEAHVARGIKRLANLRLALLAAGDENE; this is translated from the coding sequence ATGAGTGCAGTCAGCAAGGCCCATGCTGCTGGTTTCATCCGTCTGCGTCAGGAAGGGCGCACCGAGGAAGTGGTACGCCGGCTGATCGAAGTGATCGATCTGGGCTTGCTTGCCGAAGGCGAGCAGCTCCCCAGCGAGAGTGAGCTGGCCATGCAGCTTGGCGTGGCCACCGTGACCCTGCGCGAAGCGCTGGCGGTGCTGCGTCAGCGCGGCCTGATCGAGACCCGCCGCGGACGCAATGGCGGCAGCTTCATCTGTGCACCGGTCGAGATGCCAGAGGACTTCCTGCTGCAGCGCCTGGAGGAGATGAGTGCGCTGGAGTTGCGCGATCTCGGCGACGAGATGATGGCCATCTCCGGCATGGCGGCACGCCTGGCGGCGCAGCGCTCCGCTGCGGAGCACCATGAGCGGCTGCTGCACTATGTAGAGGCGCTGGGTGTCGCGAGCAGCCGTCTCGAGCGTCGGCGCGCCGACGCCCGCTTCCATATCGAGATCGCGGTGGCAGCCCAGTCGGTCCGTCTCACCCATGCGGAAATGCAGCTGCAGGCCGAACTGGGCGAGTTGCTTTGGATCCAGGCGGACGGCGTCGCCGATACCGCGGCCATCCAGCAGGAGCACCGTACCATCCTCGACGCCCTGGTGGCAGGCGATGCCAATCTGGCTGGGGCGCTGGCCGAGGCGCACGTCGCCCGCGGTATCAAGCGGCTCGCCAACCTGCGGCTGGCATTGCTGGCTGCTGGCGACGAGAACGAGTGA
- a CDS encoding ABC transporter substrate-binding protein codes for MSDAMNELRVICADLPAPPLFWRDGLGERHGYEADVARLLAQVMGLRVRWEYRNWGDFYPVLQAGEGDIVLCGQGISEYRKTLADFSAPYAVFDESIMVLRGSPVRSPADLRGKRVGAIANSLNMALAETFEGAICVPFGGDSDDVMGDMVKALRAGSIDAMVDDDVALVPLAEEEDLAIAFTVATRNRWGIAVAKERPEFRARVDAALAEVIADGRLEQVWRKWMPTLAYPFA; via the coding sequence GTGAGCGACGCAATGAACGAACTGAGGGTGATCTGCGCCGACCTGCCGGCACCGCCGTTGTTCTGGCGCGACGGGCTGGGCGAGCGGCACGGTTACGAGGCCGACGTGGCGCGCCTGCTGGCGCAGGTCATGGGGCTGCGGGTGCGCTGGGAATATCGCAACTGGGGGGACTTCTATCCCGTCCTGCAGGCCGGGGAAGGCGACATAGTCCTCTGCGGTCAGGGAATTTCCGAGTACCGCAAGACCCTGGCCGACTTCAGCGCGCCCTATGCGGTGTTCGACGAGTCGATCATGGTGCTGCGCGGCAGCCCGGTGCGTTCGCCCGCCGACCTGCGCGGCAAGCGGGTCGGCGCCATCGCCAACAGCCTCAACATGGCCCTGGCGGAAACCTTCGAAGGGGCGATCTGCGTGCCGTTCGGCGGCGACAGCGACGACGTGATGGGCGACATGGTCAAGGCGCTGCGCGCCGGCAGCATCGACGCGATGGTCGACGACGACGTGGCGCTGGTGCCGCTGGCCGAGGAGGAGGATCTGGCCATTGCTTTCACCGTGGCGACGCGCAATCGCTGGGGCATCGCCGTGGCCAAGGAGCGGCCGGAGTTCCGTGCCCGGGTCGACGCTGCGCTCGCCGAGGTGATCGCCGACGGCAGGCTCGAACAGGTATGGCGCAAGTGGATGCCCACCCTGGCGTACCCCTTCGCCTGA
- a CDS encoding glutamine synthetase: MTALDLHRELNTSSSAAADLAAKIRESGVEYIYYQVVTLSGRVLAKVVPAKHLLRNLEKGVQFHRTALTDLQTTRSGVLLGGGAQAAEFTAIPDIASFNVLPWDRSIGAFFCRLYEPDHRPEIGGMPLASDARGNLYRAHDEFTRDTGLRLKSGCEPEMSWLGEKLEVQVRTGASPAYHLGNLELMRPIFKKVMEYSIAMGLDMIEGDYEDPGQLELNWMFDSCELTADRLLTYRMICRQVAREFGVIASFMPKPSTGSMGNGCHHNVSLWRGEQNVFAEPGRRELHLTDIGLHALGGMLHHAPASMMVMASTVNSYKRFWDTGLFAPTRINWGMDNKTCTVRLSANGRLEYKLPDASVNPYLSHALLLAAMRDGLQNRIDPGPSESQDSYAGGGAAVRLPLTLGEAVNAFDQSEVMRAALPEEMSQLYRDLKADEWARACGAVTDWERKMYLEYLP, translated from the coding sequence ATGACAGCGTTAGACCTGCACCGCGAACTGAACACCAGCTCCAGCGCCGCCGCGGACCTTGCCGCGAAAATCCGTGAGTCGGGTGTCGAGTACATCTATTACCAGGTGGTCACCCTGTCCGGCCGCGTGCTGGCCAAGGTGGTGCCGGCCAAGCACCTGCTGCGCAACCTGGAGAAGGGCGTGCAGTTCCACCGCACCGCACTCACGGACCTGCAGACCACTCGCTCTGGCGTGCTGCTCGGTGGCGGCGCCCAGGCTGCCGAGTTCACCGCGATCCCGGATATCGCCAGCTTCAACGTGCTGCCGTGGGATCGCTCGATCGGCGCCTTCTTCTGCCGCCTGTACGAGCCGGACCACCGTCCCGAGATCGGCGGCATGCCGCTGGCTAGCGACGCCCGGGGCAATCTGTATCGCGCCCACGACGAGTTCACCCGCGATACCGGCCTGCGCCTGAAGTCCGGTTGCGAGCCGGAGATGTCCTGGCTCGGCGAGAAGCTGGAAGTGCAGGTGCGCACCGGCGCCAGCCCCGCCTATCACCTGGGCAACCTCGAGCTGATGCGGCCGATCTTCAAGAAGGTCATGGAGTACTCCATCGCCATGGGCCTGGACATGATCGAGGGCGACTACGAGGATCCGGGCCAGCTCGAGCTGAACTGGATGTTCGACTCCTGCGAACTGACCGCCGACCGCCTGCTCACCTACCGCATGATCTGCCGCCAGGTCGCCCGCGAGTTCGGGGTGATCGCCAGCTTCATGCCCAAGCCGAGCACCGGTTCGATGGGCAACGGCTGCCACCACAACGTCAGCCTGTGGCGCGGCGAGCAGAACGTCTTCGCCGAGCCCGGCCGCCGCGAGCTGCACCTCACCGACATCGGCCTGCACGCCCTGGGCGGCATGCTCCACCACGCGCCGGCCTCGATGATGGTGATGGCTTCCACCGTCAACTCCTACAAGCGCTTCTGGGACACCGGGCTGTTCGCGCCGACCCGCATCAACTGGGGCATGGACAACAAGACCTGCACCGTACGCCTGTCGGCCAACGGTCGCCTGGAGTACAAGCTGCCCGATGCCAGCGTGAACCCCTACCTGTCCCACGCCCTGCTGCTTGCCGCCATGCGCGACGGTCTGCAGAACCGCATCGATCCGGGGCCCTCCGAGAGCCAGGACAGCTATGCCGGTGGTGGGGCGGCGGTGCGCCTGCCGCTGACCCTCGGCGAGGCGGTGAACGCCTTCGACCAGAGCGAGGTGATGCGCGCGGCCCTGCCGGAGGAGATGAGCCAGCTGTACCGCGACCTGAAGGCCGATGAATGGGCCCGTGCCTGCGGTGCGGTCACCGACTGGGAACGCAAGATGTATCTGGAGTACCTGCCGTGA
- a CDS encoding type 1 glutamine amidotransferase: protein MQSTRAVAIIHAETDSAGSLPELFASHGLNLEVVPITRGLPDPQQLDLLVVMGSPESAYDHRLPWLPEELAWLRAVQQRGCPTLGICFGSQLLARALGGEVYRNSQPEIGWTPVQAVERSGAHEGPWLNFHFDAFTPPPGATLLGRTDLAAQAYRQGKAMGVQFHPEITPEMFDTWIDYWQCSEEGQRFLATAGDLPERMRAEIAEREPANRARCSLLLREYLDSL from the coding sequence ATGCAGTCCACCCGTGCCGTCGCCATCATCCATGCCGAGACCGACTCGGCCGGCAGCCTGCCGGAGCTGTTCGCCAGCCATGGCCTTAACCTGGAGGTCGTTCCCATCACCCGCGGCCTGCCCGATCCGCAGCAACTCGACCTGCTGGTGGTAATGGGCAGCCCGGAGTCCGCCTACGACCACCGCCTGCCCTGGCTGCCAGAAGAGCTGGCCTGGCTGAGGGCAGTCCAGCAGCGCGGCTGCCCGACACTCGGCATCTGCTTCGGCAGCCAGTTGCTGGCCCGCGCCCTCGGTGGCGAGGTGTACCGCAACAGCCAGCCAGAGATCGGCTGGACGCCGGTGCAGGCCGTGGAGCGTAGCGGCGCCCACGAAGGACCCTGGCTGAACTTCCACTTCGACGCCTTCACCCCGCCGCCGGGCGCCACCCTGCTCGGCCGCACCGACCTGGCGGCGCAGGCCTATCGCCAGGGCAAGGCCATGGGGGTGCAGTTCCACCCGGAAATCACCCCGGAAATGTTCGACACCTGGATCGACTACTGGCAGTGCAGCGAGGAAGGCCAGCGCTTCCTCGCCACCGCCGGCGACCTGCCCGAGCGCATGCGCGCCGAGATCGCCGAGCGCGAACCGGCCAACCGCGCGCGCTGCAGCCTGCTGCTGCGTGAATACCTCGACAGTCTCTGA
- a CDS encoding aldehyde dehydrogenase, giving the protein MTKLTRADWEQRASRLAIESRAYIAGRYQPAADGRTFACLSPIDGRQLAEVASCDAADADLAVQAARAVFEAGVWSRLAPTRRKTAMLRFADLLEAHAEELALLETLDMGKPIGDALAVDVPGAARAIRWSGEAIDKVYDEVAPTGHDELGLVTREPIGVVAAIVPWNFPLMMACWKLGPALATGNSVILKPSEKSPLSAIRIAQLAVDAGIPAGVLNVLPGYGHTVGKALALHMDVDCLVFTGSTRIAKQLMVYAGESNMKRVWLEAGGKSPNIVCADAPDLRAAAEAAAAAIAFNQGEVCVAGSRLLVERSIQERFVPMVVEALAAWRPGHPLDPDTRVGAVVDRQQLDTVLGYIAAGSAEGAQLRCGGRQVLEETGGTYVEPTLFDGVSNAMRIAREEIFGPVLSVIAFDDLDEAIRIANDSPYGLAAAIWTASLSRAHQAARALRAGSVWINQYNGGDMTAPFGGFKQSGNGRDKSLHAFDKYTEIKATWIRL; this is encoded by the coding sequence ATGACCAAGCTCACCCGCGCCGACTGGGAACAGCGCGCCAGCCGGCTCGCCATCGAGTCGCGCGCCTACATCGCCGGCCGCTACCAGCCCGCCGCCGACGGCCGCACCTTCGCCTGCCTCAGCCCCATCGACGGCCGACAGCTGGCCGAGGTGGCCAGCTGCGACGCCGCCGATGCCGACCTCGCCGTACAGGCCGCCCGTGCCGTCTTCGAGGCAGGCGTCTGGTCCCGCCTGGCGCCGACCCGCCGCAAGACCGCGATGCTGCGTTTCGCCGATCTGCTCGAAGCACATGCCGAGGAACTGGCCCTGCTCGAGACGCTCGACATGGGCAAGCCGATCGGCGATGCCCTGGCGGTCGACGTGCCCGGCGCGGCACGCGCCATCCGCTGGAGCGGCGAGGCCATCGACAAGGTGTACGACGAGGTGGCGCCCACCGGGCACGACGAACTCGGCCTGGTCACCCGCGAGCCGATCGGCGTGGTCGCCGCCATCGTGCCGTGGAACTTCCCGCTGATGATGGCCTGCTGGAAGCTGGGGCCGGCGCTGGCCACCGGCAACTCGGTGATCCTCAAGCCTTCGGAGAAGTCGCCGCTCTCCGCCATCCGCATCGCCCAGCTGGCGGTCGACGCCGGCATTCCCGCCGGAGTGCTCAACGTGCTGCCCGGCTACGGCCACACCGTCGGCAAGGCGCTGGCCCTGCACATGGACGTCGACTGCCTGGTGTTCACCGGCTCCACCCGCATCGCCAAGCAACTGATGGTGTATGCCGGCGAGTCGAACATGAAGCGCGTCTGGCTGGAGGCCGGCGGCAAGAGCCCGAACATCGTCTGCGCCGACGCCCCCGACCTGCGTGCCGCCGCCGAGGCTGCCGCCGCGGCCATCGCCTTCAACCAGGGCGAGGTGTGCGTCGCCGGCTCGCGCCTGCTGGTCGAGCGCTCGATCCAGGAGCGCTTCGTGCCCATGGTGGTCGAGGCGCTCGCCGCCTGGCGCCCCGGCCATCCGCTGGACCCGGACACCCGCGTCGGCGCCGTGGTCGACCGCCAGCAGCTCGACACCGTGCTTGGCTACATCGCCGCCGGCAGCGCCGAGGGCGCACAGTTGCGCTGCGGCGGCCGCCAGGTGCTGGAGGAAACCGGCGGCACCTACGTCGAGCCGACCCTGTTCGACGGGGTGAGCAACGCCATGCGCATCGCCCGCGAGGAGATCTTCGGCCCGGTGCTGTCGGTGATCGCCTTCGACGATCTCGACGAGGCCATCCGCATCGCCAACGACAGCCCCTATGGCCTGGCCGCGGCGATCTGGACCGCCAGCCTGTCCAGGGCGCACCAGGCCGCGCGGGCGCTGCGCGCCGGCAGCGTGTGGATCAACCAGTACAACGGCGGCGACATGACCGCGCCGTTCGGCGGCTTCAAGCAGTCCGGCAACGGCCGCGACAAGTCGCTGCACGCCTTCGACAAGTACACCGAGATCAAGGCCACCTGGATCAGGCTGTGA
- a CDS encoding glutamine amidotransferase-related protein: MTDQPLNLCIIENGLTPPDLQETFGSYPQMIERWLAPQLPGARFTYVSPVSGGPLPAPEAFDGYLLSGSKHSCYEGLPWMQALIGFLGQLRELERPVFGICFGHQIMADAFGGRTVRAENGWGVGAQLYRYAAEQAPSAGAALIFHQDQVRELPPEARCIGGSEHCPHGVLAYRFPALSVQFHPEFTPAYIRALTEKYRGSLLPEAIASQALASLQQHEVDSVRIARWVAEFFRANVRTAVPA; the protein is encoded by the coding sequence ATGACCGACCAGCCCCTGAATCTGTGCATCATCGAGAACGGCCTCACGCCGCCCGATCTGCAAGAGACCTTCGGCAGCTATCCGCAGATGATCGAGCGCTGGCTGGCGCCGCAGCTGCCCGGCGCCCGTTTCACCTATGTCTCGCCGGTGAGCGGCGGGCCGCTGCCCGCCCCGGAGGCGTTCGACGGCTATCTGTTGTCCGGCTCCAAGCACAGCTGCTACGAGGGCCTGCCCTGGATGCAGGCGCTGATCGGTTTCCTCGGCCAGCTGCGCGAGCTGGAGCGACCGGTATTCGGTATCTGCTTCGGCCACCAGATCATGGCCGATGCCTTCGGCGGGCGCACCGTGCGTGCCGAGAACGGCTGGGGCGTGGGCGCGCAGCTGTACCGCTACGCAGCGGAGCAGGCTCCCTCGGCGGGCGCCGCGCTGATCTTCCATCAGGACCAGGTTCGCGAGCTGCCGCCCGAGGCGCGCTGCATCGGCGGCTCCGAGCACTGCCCGCACGGTGTGCTGGCCTACCGTTTCCCGGCATTGTCGGTGCAGTTCCATCCGGAGTTCACCCCGGCCTACATCCGCGCCCTGACCGAGAAGTACCGCGGCAGCCTGCTGCCCGAGGCGATCGCCAGCCAGGCGCTGGCCAGCCTGCAACAGCACGAGGTCGACAGCGTGCGCATCGCCCGCTGGGTCGCCGAGTTCTTCCGCGCCAACGTGCGCACCGCCGTGCCGGCCTGA
- a CDS encoding flavodoxin domain-containing protein — MKTTILFGTETGNAEMVAEDLGEALQGELDVVVRDMSGFTVDEFAADTFYLVVCSTYGDGELPGSAQPLFDALDGERPDLSGVRFAAFGLGDSFYATFNNGSQIIADKLIELGASQVGERGQHDASSGELPGDVALAWVKTVLAQL, encoded by the coding sequence ATGAAAACCACCATCCTGTTCGGTACCGAGACCGGCAATGCGGAAATGGTCGCCGAGGACCTCGGCGAGGCGCTCCAGGGCGAGCTGGACGTGGTCGTGCGCGACATGTCCGGCTTCACCGTCGACGAGTTCGCGGCGGACACCTTCTATCTGGTGGTCTGCTCGACCTATGGCGACGGCGAGCTGCCCGGTTCGGCGCAGCCGCTGTTCGACGCCCTGGACGGCGAGCGCCCGGACCTGTCCGGCGTGCGTTTCGCCGCCTTCGGCCTGGGCGACAGCTTCTATGCCACCTTCAACAACGGCAGCCAGATCATCGCCGACAAGCTGATCGAGCTGGGCGCCAGCCAGGTCGGCGAGCGCGGCCAGCACGATGCCTCCAGCGGCGAGCTGCCCGGCGACGTGGCGCTGGCCTGGGTGAAGACGGTGCTGGCCCAGCTCTGA
- a CDS encoding FAD-dependent oxidoreductase, protein MASPTVAIVGSGPSGCYLAQALRKAWPDAEISVLDRLPVPYGLVRYGVAPDHPGTKAVTRQFDRLFERENIRFVGNLEIGRDIALDELRGACDVVVLATGLYGDRRLGVPGDDLERVHGAGRLTRFFNDHPDEVGLAPRFGRRTAIVGNGNVAIDLLRLLAKSADEFAGSDISETVLAHLAGERPQTIHIVGRSPAMLAKFDTVMLRELGKLQDVTFALGEGSLLHAEEGDAAKLGALQELLERPATGARQVLFHFGWEPERVHGASGVEGISFVRQGGERLELAVDSVLTAIGFAEDAGGALRRDSLSGAVAELDAGCLDHGLYCAGWYRRGPRGTIPENRADARGVADAIIQAVSDGSLTLGKPGFASLGAAFAGPRVAYEGWKRIDAFELEQAPADRQRRKIRTISDMLRIAQP, encoded by the coding sequence ATGGCCAGTCCTACCGTCGCGATAGTCGGCTCCGGCCCTTCGGGCTGCTACCTGGCGCAGGCGCTGCGCAAGGCCTGGCCGGATGCCGAGATCAGCGTCCTCGACCGCCTGCCGGTGCCCTACGGGCTGGTGCGCTACGGCGTGGCGCCCGACCATCCGGGCACCAAGGCGGTCACCCGGCAGTTCGACCGGCTGTTCGAGCGCGAGAACATCCGCTTCGTCGGCAACCTGGAGATCGGCCGTGATATCGCCCTCGATGAGCTGCGTGGCGCCTGCGATGTCGTGGTGCTGGCCACCGGCCTGTACGGGGACCGTCGTCTGGGCGTGCCCGGCGACGATCTCGAGCGCGTGCATGGCGCCGGGCGGCTGACCCGCTTCTTCAACGACCATCCCGACGAGGTCGGGCTGGCGCCGCGCTTCGGCCGGCGCACGGCGATAGTCGGCAACGGCAACGTGGCCATCGACCTGCTGCGCCTGCTGGCCAAGTCGGCGGACGAGTTCGCCGGCTCGGACATCTCCGAGACGGTGCTGGCCCATCTGGCCGGCGAGCGGCCGCAGACCATCCACATCGTCGGCCGCTCGCCGGCGATGCTGGCCAAGTTCGACACCGTGATGCTGCGCGAGCTGGGCAAGCTGCAGGACGTGACCTTCGCCCTGGGCGAGGGCTCACTGCTGCACGCGGAGGAGGGGGATGCCGCCAAGCTGGGCGCCCTGCAGGAGCTGCTCGAGCGCCCGGCAACCGGGGCGCGCCAGGTACTGTTCCACTTCGGCTGGGAGCCCGAACGGGTGCACGGCGCCAGCGGCGTCGAGGGCATCTCCTTCGTCCGGCAGGGCGGCGAGCGCCTGGAACTGGCGGTCGACAGCGTGCTGACCGCCATCGGCTTTGCCGAGGATGCTGGCGGCGCGCTGCGTCGCGACAGCCTGTCCGGCGCCGTCGCCGAACTCGACGCCGGCTGCCTCGACCACGGCCTGTACTGCGCCGGCTGGTATCGCCGCGGCCCGCGTGGAACCATCCCGGAGAACCGCGCCGATGCCCGCGGGGTGGCCGACGCCATCATCCAGGCGGTGAGCGACGGCAGCCTGACCCTGGGCAAGCCGGGCTTCGCCAGCCTGGGGGCGGCATTCGCCGGGCCGCGGGTGGCCTACGAAGGCTGGAAGCGCATCGACGCATTCGAGCTCGAACAGGCGCCGGCGGACCGCCAGCGCCGCAAGATCCGCACGATTTCCGACATGCTGCGCATCGCGCAGCCCTGA
- a CDS encoding cytochrome P450 encodes MTASVSNLFESAPYLDVTDPAFSIRSRAVMEAREKSWFARTPYGIAILRYDEVNNLIRDQRLRQGSYAWPAHNKATGSFAEWWVRMLLSREGADHSRLRRLANPAFAPKLVRKLTPDFQNMASALIDGFIKDGQCDFVSQFAEPYATQVICSLLGLPTSEWRALAELASDMGLALGVTFKQDEARINAATDKLVAYAVQAVEKVKQQGLGDDFLSALVKANAEDKSALSDQELYDMIVLAIFGGIDTTRNQISLAMDTFLQHPEQWKLLGEQPELARAAVEEVMRVRPTVTWVTREALEDFTFQGLDIARGTTVHLFSQAAGTDPRVFDNPGFDITAKRQPHFGFGAGAHHCIGHFIARGDMTEALALLAQRVRNPAYNGEPNWLPDSGNTGPLSLPIKFDPEA; translated from the coding sequence ATGACTGCCAGCGTTAGCAACCTGTTCGAATCGGCTCCCTATCTCGACGTCACTGACCCGGCGTTCTCCATCCGCTCGCGGGCCGTCATGGAGGCGCGCGAGAAGAGCTGGTTCGCCCGCACCCCCTACGGCATCGCCATCCTGCGCTACGACGAGGTCAACAACCTGATCCGCGACCAGCGCCTGCGCCAGGGCAGCTACGCCTGGCCGGCGCACAACAAGGCCACCGGCAGCTTCGCCGAGTGGTGGGTGCGCATGCTGCTGAGCCGCGAGGGCGCCGATCATTCGCGCCTGCGCCGGCTGGCCAACCCGGCCTTCGCGCCCAAGCTGGTGCGCAAGCTGACCCCGGACTTCCAGAACATGGCCAGCGCGCTGATCGACGGCTTCATCAAAGACGGCCAATGCGATTTCGTCAGCCAGTTCGCCGAGCCCTACGCCACCCAGGTGATCTGCAGCCTGCTCGGCCTGCCGACCAGCGAGTGGCGCGCGCTGGCCGAGCTGGCCTCCGACATGGGCCTGGCCCTGGGCGTGACCTTCAAGCAGGACGAGGCGCGCATCAATGCGGCGACCGACAAGCTGGTCGCCTATGCGGTACAGGCGGTGGAGAAGGTCAAGCAGCAGGGGCTGGGCGACGACTTCCTCAGTGCACTGGTCAAGGCCAACGCCGAGGACAAGTCGGCGCTGAGCGACCAGGAGCTGTACGACATGATCGTGCTGGCGATCTTCGGCGGCATCGATACCACCCGCAACCAGATCTCCCTGGCGATGGACACTTTCCTGCAGCATCCGGAACAGTGGAAGCTGCTCGGCGAGCAACCGGAGCTGGCGCGCGCGGCGGTGGAGGAGGTGATGCGCGTGCGTCCGACCGTGACCTGGGTGACCCGCGAGGCGCTGGAGGACTTCACCTTCCAGGGGCTGGATATCGCCAGGGGCACCACCGTGCACCTGTTCAGCCAGGCCGCCGGCACCGACCCGCGGGTGTTCGACAACCCCGGGTTCGACATCACCGCCAAGCGCCAGCCGCACTTCGGCTTCGGTGCCGGCGCCCACCACTGCATCGGCCACTTCATCGCCCGCGGCGACATGACCGAGGCGCTGGCCCTGCTCGCCCAGCGGGTCAGGAATCCGGCCTACAACGGCGAGCCGAACTGGCTGCCGGACAGCGGCAACACCGGGCCGCTGAGCCTGCCGATCAAGTTCGATCCGGAGGCCTGA